Proteins from a genomic interval of Hornefia porci:
- a CDS encoding transposon-encoded TnpW family protein produces the protein MENIKQHDHRTTRRPDCVTEIRMGNTVLVVSGFFKKDTTSTAADKMARVLEAEAAATQKKAI, from the coding sequence ATGGAGAATATCAAGCAGCACGACCACCGTACCACCCGCCGCCCCGACTGCGTGACGGAAATCCGCATGGGGAATACCGTTCTTGTCGTGTCCGGCTTTTTCAAGAAAGACACCACCAGCACCGCCGCCGACAAGATGGCGAGGGTACTGGAAGCGGAAGCCGCTGCTACACAAAAAAAGGCGATTTGA
- a CDS encoding recombinase family protein has product MLRQATQNLITALYPRLSHEDELQGESNSISNQKRILEAYAKQNGFTNLRWYTDDGYSGANFQRPGFQAMLADIEAGKVGTVIVKDMSRLGRNYLQVGFYTEMLFPQKGVRFIAVNDNVDSANGGMDNDFTPLRNLFNEWLVRDTSKKIKAVKKAKGMSGKPVTSKPVYGYLMDKDENYIVDEEAAPVVRQIYQLCLAGNGPTKIARMLTEQQIPTPGTLEYRRTGSTRRYHPGYECKWATNTVVHLLENREYTGCLVNFKTEKPSYKVKHSVENPIEKQAIFPNHHEPIIDTETWERVQELRKQRKRPNRYDEVGLFSGMLFCADCGHVLYQQRYQNKNRKQDCYICGSYKKRTRDCTAHFIRTDLLTAGVLSNLRQVTEYAARHESRFVKLLIQQNEIGGKRKTAAATKQLEQAQTRIAEVNRIIKRLYEDNVSGKISDERFMELSADYEQEQRELKDRAAALQEELSKSQAATVNAEKFMGIVRKHLAFEELTPTLLREMIEKIVVHECSYDENGTRRQDIEIYYSFVGKIDLPEA; this is encoded by the coding sequence ATGTTAAGACAAGCCACCCAAAACCTCATTACCGCCCTTTATCCGAGATTGTCCCATGAGGACGAATTGCAAGGCGAGAGCAATTCCATTTCCAACCAGAAACGGATTTTGGAAGCCTACGCCAAGCAGAACGGCTTTACCAATCTGCGCTGGTACACCGACGACGGCTACTCAGGTGCGAACTTCCAGCGGCCCGGATTTCAAGCCATGCTTGCAGACATTGAAGCCGGGAAAGTCGGCACCGTCATAGTCAAGGACATGAGCAGGCTGGGGCGTAATTACTTGCAGGTGGGATTTTACACGGAAATGCTGTTCCCTCAAAAGGGCGTGCGTTTTATCGCTGTCAATGACAACGTGGACAGCGCAAACGGCGGCATGGACAATGATTTTACCCCTCTGCGGAACTTATTTAACGAATGGCTGGTGAGAGATACGAGCAAGAAAATCAAGGCAGTAAAGAAAGCAAAAGGCATGAGCGGCAAGCCTGTAACCAGCAAGCCAGTCTATGGCTATCTCATGGACAAGGACGAGAACTATATCGTTGACGAGGAAGCCGCCCCGGTTGTCCGGCAGATTTACCAGCTTTGCCTTGCGGGAAATGGCCCGACCAAGATTGCCCGTATGCTGACGGAGCAGCAAATCCCCACGCCGGGGACGCTGGAATACCGCAGGACGGGCAGCACCCGACGCTACCACCCCGGCTATGAGTGCAAGTGGGCGACAAACACCGTCGTCCATCTGCTGGAAAACCGGGAGTACACTGGCTGTCTGGTAAACTTCAAGACGGAGAAGCCCTCTTACAAGGTCAAGCACAGCGTTGAGAACCCCATCGAGAAGCAGGCTATCTTCCCAAATCACCATGAGCCGATTATCGACACGGAAACATGGGAGCGTGTGCAGGAGTTACGCAAGCAGCGAAAACGCCCGAACCGCTATGATGAAGTGGGGCTGTTCTCTGGTATGCTGTTCTGCGCCGACTGCGGCCATGTGCTGTATCAGCAGCGGTATCAGAACAAGAACCGCAAGCAGGACTGTTATATCTGCGGCAGCTACAAGAAGCGTACCCGTGACTGTACGGCACACTTTATCCGCACCGACCTTTTGACGGCGGGCGTGCTTTCCAATCTCCGGCAAGTGACGGAATACGCCGCCAGGCATGAGAGCCGCTTTGTAAAGCTGCTCATCCAGCAGAACGAAATCGGCGGCAAGAGAAAGACCGCCGCAGCCACGAAGCAGCTTGAACAGGCCCAGACACGCATTGCCGAAGTGAACCGCATTATCAAGCGGCTGTATGAGGACAATGTAAGCGGCAAAATCAGCGACGAGCGTTTCATGGAGCTGTCGGCGGACTATGAGCAGGAGCAGCGGGAACTGAAAGACCGGGCTGCCGCTTTGCAGGAGGAACTTTCCAAGTCGCAGGCCGCCACCGTCAACGCCGAGAAATTCATGGGGATTGTGAGAAAGCACCTTGCTTTTGAAGAATTGACCCCCACCCTCTTGCGGGAAATGATTGAGAAAATCGTCGTGCATGAGTGCAGCTATGACGAGAACGGCACCCGCAGGCAGGACATTGAGATTTATTACAGCTTTGTCGGCAAGATAGACTTGCCGGAAGCCTAA
- a CDS encoding VirB6/TrbL-like conjugal transfer protein, CD1112 family, whose amino-acid sequence MFGIFDKIEEFFKELLLGGIQANLESMFLDINDKVGAVATDVGKTPMGWNGDVFAFIKSINDSVIIPIAGLIITAVLCIELINMVIQKNNLHDNTDTFEFFKYIIKMWIAVWLVSHAFEFSMAVFDVAQHMVNKAAGVINTSATVSGDQIVAMMDTLKEKGFGELVMILFETSIIKVAIQAISIVIMLVVYGRMFEIYVYSSVSAIPFATMGNKEWGQIGTNYIKGLFALGLQGLFLMVCLGIYAVLVKTIEITDIHTSTMTILGYAVLLGLMMLKSGTLAKSVLNAH is encoded by the coding sequence ATGTTTGGAATATTCGACAAGATAGAAGAATTCTTTAAGGAACTTCTACTGGGCGGTATCCAAGCAAACTTAGAGTCCATGTTTCTTGACATCAACGACAAAGTTGGTGCGGTTGCAACAGATGTAGGTAAAACGCCTATGGGGTGGAACGGAGATGTGTTTGCATTTATCAAAAGTATTAACGATTCCGTCATTATTCCCATAGCGGGACTAATTATCACAGCAGTCCTTTGTATCGAGCTTATCAATATGGTTATACAGAAAAATAACCTACATGATAATACGGATACATTTGAATTTTTCAAGTACATCATCAAGATGTGGATTGCTGTATGGTTGGTATCTCACGCTTTTGAATTTTCAATGGCGGTCTTTGATGTGGCACAGCATATGGTAAATAAGGCGGCAGGGGTGATAAACACCTCTGCCACCGTTTCCGGGGATCAGATAGTGGCGATGATGGATACCCTAAAAGAAAAGGGATTTGGAGAGCTTGTCATGATTCTCTTTGAAACCTCCATCATCAAGGTTGCAATACAGGCAATTTCCATAGTGATTATGCTTGTGGTTTATGGAAGAATGTTTGAGATTTATGTTTACTCATCGGTTTCAGCCATTCCATTTGCCACAATGGGAAACAAAGAATGGGGGCAGATTGGAACAAATTACATCAAGGGACTATTTGCACTTGGACTACAAGGACTCTTTTTAATGGTTTGTCTTGGAATATACGCAGTATTAGTTAAGACGATTGAAATAACAGATATACACACAAGTACCATGACGATACTTGGATATGCGGTTTTGCTGGGGTTAATGATGCTAAAGAGCGGAACACTGGCCAAAAGCGTATTAAATGCACACTAA
- a CDS encoding conjugal transfer protein, whose translation MNKRKTVITAVVIGAGVMAVVDRIRLYNKVEELEERTQDIGRCHNDFCLMQQRYNKNTDEQLAIIQDEIGSVYEHFEELSKDKEDGR comes from the coding sequence ATGAATAAAAGAAAAACAGTAATTACAGCAGTAGTAATTGGAGCAGGCGTTATGGCGGTAGTTGATAGAATCAGACTTTATAACAAGGTAGAAGAATTGGAAGAAAGGACACAGGACATTGGTCGCTGCCACAATGATTTTTGCTTAATGCAGCAAAGATATAACAAGAATACAGATGAACAGCTTGCAATTATTCAGGATGAAATCGGCTCTGTATATGAACACTTTGAGGAGCTTTCAAAGGATAAAGAAGATGGGAGGTAA
- a CDS encoding PrgI family protein, whose product MAYVPIPKDLKKVKTKVAFNLTKRQLIGFTIAGLVGIPVYLFMRKVVPNDIAVIFLIVSTLPIFFITLFEKNGLTFEKYFKHIYLHKFYQPQKRVRKEVYLEQEKKNSANKVRRKQKGIKKSKTGLKEK is encoded by the coding sequence ATGGCGTATGTACCAATTCCAAAAGACTTAAAGAAGGTAAAGACAAAGGTGGCTTTTAACTTAACGAAAAGGCAGCTCATAGGATTTACCATTGCAGGACTTGTTGGAATACCTGTCTATTTATTTATGAGAAAGGTAGTACCAAACGATATAGCCGTTATATTTCTCATTGTGTCCACACTTCCAATCTTTTTTATCACACTTTTTGAAAAGAACGGACTGACCTTTGAGAAATATTTTAAGCATATCTATTTGCATAAATTCTATCAACCACAAAAGAGAGTGAGAAAGGAGGTTTACCTTGAACAAGAAAAGAAAAATTCAGCAAATAAAGTTAGAAGAAAACAAAAAGGCATTAAGAAATCAAAAACAGGACTTAAAGAAAAGTAA